One genomic region from Vanacampus margaritifer isolate UIUO_Vmar chromosome 2, RoL_Vmar_1.0, whole genome shotgun sequence encodes:
- the srcin1a gene encoding SRC kinase signaling inhibitor 1 isoform X5, translating into MFGEDYQVFLPDVGQVLVLGCEDAAAGAHASRACYPKQDPERGGTHMISTDDLEYPREYRTLGNSGRRFSNVGLVHTSEHRHTVTAAQSLEALTNLHKADMERKRDAFMDHLKSKYQQQQLQHQHHNPPSPSQSHASMSRGSERAAREQQQPNYWSFKSRSPRHSQSTQSGLADQATKLSFASAESLETMSEADVPIGFNRMNRFRQSLPLSRSASQNKLRSPDEYAGVLFLQYGDETRRVHITHELSSLDTLHALIVHMFPQKLTAGMLKSPNTAVLIKDEARNVFYELEDVRDIQDRSVIKIYRKEPVYASYPAAAHLANGDLRREMVYSSRDSSPTRRLNTLPSSSGSSGSPSRSRLSYSSGRPPSFAGSHSPHEQARHPHHAAAAAAHVANAGLSPSPSAILERRDVKPDEEVSAKNLALMKNESLYADPYSLMHEGRLSIASTQSLAAIGDPFSFPMSSGLYRRGSVRSLSTYSAAALQGELDDSLYKPGGSLYSDTYSATLGMGFRMPPSSPQKIPDMHLRDRDSYSGSPSRASPVRQNFRKDSASSVFVDSPKSRPSSGSEPLCLTAGPGEGGRATPGFGSLLSGPDADASRDHRLERMEAMEKQIASLTGLVQSVLTRAPDSDSTCGLLRLCMMAGCPPDQGADFSRTLPFSSSDKTDTNSDGSATGTHTPSAPLALMPPPPSNSTPLNNVSRLQMQLHLHGLQQNANDLRKQLGQLRKTQLENQDSMRTLLKRTEAELNVRVADALRKQEDPLQRQRLLVEEERLKYLNEEELIIQQLHDLEKSVEDIQKESSVNHKLVSVQELEEKTAVLRKLGETLTELKNQFPSLQSKMRVVLRVEVEAVKFLKEEPHRLDALLKRCKTITDTLNAMRKQANESVWKKHEDFTSSKHNKELRKFPDFDLPNSPPLAINDIGGGNSLSNWSPHTSLARRHHGNPAGQHKDNHPPVPHKGKALEELERRSAADKASSVEVRLAAERDWEEKRASLTQYSAQDINRLLEETQAELMKAIPDLDFAAKQIKPSSNATSSQAPQTPQSGTATPEHRTVNNKPLQKKESGSRLGSDELTVPRYRTEKPSKSPPPPPPRRSFPSSPGLITRSGETLIPGKSIKKSDSEEAESQKPHVKLRRTVSENPRPASTPPTLSGDKTNAEQEKSSAQLEGRPLCYIPHMLTESPVRDVPRCSASASPPQRELELQRSSEEDVKQEVTLLLTELEMRALSPFEVHELSSAMGVILQTRTVSAHGAALSEAHLSERPLLLLFREEATLKEAYKLLLSLLETSPPQPKPRKKSPPCLGQRSALVTALRRGTETGDVVLKLQPRTETKSPDGDTSVLTLDPASTQSKPGENVRQSAYKRLDSLEETIRELENTLQEISGGSRSEDTDAKTGKKPPVPPKPATPRQGGNGTLCKVPPAPPSKLKQLQQQNSTDKYKGGKREDFLKTQQQGAAGVESGIRCRSAEGPTLRVSPGRAKALLASLSAAGLSAEALLLSSALRQHRLLREQQQQQRAAAAGSSLPSPSSRSPSPASSSSQTPTATLSSSSSPTTPVLSPCSPTSLTSPTLSKASLEGLSGCKNGR; encoded by the exons AGCCGCAGCCCTCGCCATTCCCAGTCCACCCAGTCGGGGCTCGCCGACCAGGCCACCAAGCTGTCCTTCGCCTCCGCCGAGTCCCTGGAGACCATGTCCGAGGCCGACGTGCCCATCGGCTTCAACAGGATGAACCGCTTCCGCCAGAGCCTGCCCCTGTCGCGCTCTGCCAGCCAGAATAAGCTACGTTCTCCAG ATGAATATGCAG gcGTGCTCTTCCTGCAGTACGGCGACGAGACGCGTCGCGTGCACATCACCCACGAGTTGAGCAGCCTGGACACGCTGCACGCCCTCATCGTGCACATGTTCCCGCAGAAGCTGACGGCGGGCATGCTCAAGTCGCCCAACACGGCCGTGCTGATCAAGGACGAGGCGCGCAACGTCTTCTACGAGCTGGAGGACGTGCGCGACATCCAGGACCGCAGCGTCATCAAGATCTATCGCAAAGAGCCCGTTTATGCCTCCTACCCGGCCGCCGCCCACCTGGCCAACGGGGACCTGCGG AGGGAGATGGTGTACTCGTCACGTGACTCCTCTCCGACTCGCCGCCTCAACACACTCCCCTCGTCGTCGGGCTCGTCTGGCTCCCCGTCCCGCTCGCGCCTCTCCTACAGCAGTGGCCGCCCGCCCTCCTTTGCCGGCTCCCACTCACCCCACGAGCAGGCCCGTCACCCCCACCACGCCGCCGCAGCAGCCGCCCACGTGGCCAACGCGGGCCTGTCGCCTTCACCCAGCGCGATCCTAGAGCGGCGAGATGTCAAGCCGGACGAGGAGGTCTCGGCGAAGAACTTGGCACTGATGAAGAACGAGTCTCTTTACGCGGACCCCTACAGCCTGATGCACGAGGGCCGCCTCAGCATCGCCTCCACGCAGTCCCTGGCGGCCATTGGCGACCCCTTCAGTTTCCCCATGTCCTCGGGGTTGTACCGCCGCGGCTCCGTGCGCTCCCTCAGCACATACTCCGCCGCCGCTCTGCAGGGGGAGTTGGATGATTCCCTCTACAAGCCCGGGGGGTCCCTATACTCCGACACATACTCGGCCACGCTGGGCATGGGATTCCGCATGCCGCCATCGTCTCCGCAGAAGATCCCCGACATGCACTTGCGGGACAGAGACTCGTACTCTGGCTCGCCCAGCAGGGCTTCGCCCGTCAGGCAGAATTTTCGGAAGGATTCGGCGTCCTCCGTTTTTGTGGACAGTCCCAAGTCCAGACCCAGTTCTGGCTCCGAGCCTCTCTGTCTCACGGCCGGACCCGGGGAGGGGGGAAGGGCCACGCCCGGTTTTGGATCATTACTGTCTGGACCAGATGCTGATGCTAGCAG GGATCATCGTCTCGAGCGCATGGAGGCCATGGAGAAGCAAATCGCCAGTCTGACCGGCCTAGTCCAGAGCGTCCTGACAAGAGCGCCAGACAGTGACAGCAC ATGCGGCTTGCTGCGTCTCTGCATGATGGCGGGCTGCCCCCCGGACCAGGGAGCCGACTTCTCACGGACATTACCTTTCTCTTCCAGTGACAAGACTGACACCAACAGCGACGGCTCCGCCACTGGAA CTCACACGCCGTCGGCCCCGCTAGCGCtgatgccgccgccgccgtccaaCTCGACACCGCTGAACAACGTCAGCCGCCTGCAGATGCAGCTGCACCTGCACGGGCTGCAGCAGAACGCCAACGACCTGCGCAAGCAGCTCGGACAGCTGCGCAAGACGCAG CTGGAGAACCAAGACTCCATGCGCACGCTACTGAAGCGCACCGAGGCGGAGCTGAACGTGCGCGTGGCCGACGCCCTCCGCAAGCAGGAGGACCCCCTGCAGCGGCAGCGCCTCCTGGTGGAGGAAGAGAGGCTCAAGTACCTGAATGAAGAAGAGCTCATCATCCAGCAGCTTCA TGACCTGGAGAAGTCGGTGGAGGACATCCAGAAGGAGTCGTCCGTCAACCACAAGCTGGTGAGCGTgcaggagctggaggagaagacGGCCGTCCTCCGAAAGTTGGGCGAGACGCTCACCGAGCTCAAGA ATCAGTTCCCCAGCCTTCAGAGCAAGATGCGGGTGGTGCTCCGGGTGGAAGTGGAGGCCGTCAAGTTCCTGAAGGAGGAGCCGCACAGGCTGGACGCCCTGCTCAAACGCTGCAAGACCATCACGGACACCCTCAACGCTATGCGCAA GCAAGCCAACGAGAGCGTGTGGAAGAAACACGAGGACTTCACGTCGTCCAAGCACAACAAGGAGCTGAGAAAGTTCCCGGATTTCGACCTCCCCAACAGCCCGCCGCTCGCCATCAATGACATCGGGGGAGGAAACAGCCTGTCCAACTGGAGCCCGCACACCAGCCTCGCCCGCCGCCACCACGGGAACCCGGCGGGCCAGCACAAGGACAATCACCCGCCCGTCCCTCACAAGGGCAAAGCCCTGGAGGAGCTGGAACGCCGCAGCGCTGCTGATAAGGCGTCGTCGGTCGAGGTTCGCCTG GCGGCCGAGCGCGACTGGGAGGAGAAGCGGGCCAGCCTGACGCAGTACAGCGCTCAGGACATCAACCGGCTGCTGGAGGAGACCCAGGCCGAGCTCATGAAGGCCATACCCGACCTGGACTTTGCCGCCAAGCAGATCAAGCCCTCCTCCAACGCGACGTCCTCGCAGGCGCCCCAGACCCCTCAGAGCGGGACGGCCACCCCTGAGCACCGCACCGTCAACAACAAGCCCCTGCAGAAGAAGGAAAGCGGGTCCAGACTGGGATCTG ATGAGCTGACGGTGCCTCGCTACCGCACAGAAAAACCCTCCAAGTCTCCCCCTCCGCCCCCACCCAGACGCAGCTTCCCGTCTTCTCCGGGTTTGATCACCCGCAGTGGCGAGACACTCATTCCTGGGAAGAGCATCAAG AAGTCCGACTCTGAAGAAGCAGAGAGCCAGAAGCCTCACGTGAAACTGAGGAGGACGGTGTCGGAAAACCCGCGGCCCGCGTCCACGCCTCCCACGCTGTCCGGGGACAAGACAAACGCAGAGCAGGAGAAAAGTTCCGCCCAGTTGGAG GGCAGACCTTTGTGTTACATTCCACACATGTTGACGGAGAGTCCCGTCCGAGATGTGCCTCGTTGTTCCGCGAGCGCTTCGCCTCCTCAGCGCGAGCTGGAGTTGCAGCGCTCTTCAGAGGAGGAcgtcaaacaggaagtgactttgCTCCTGACCGAGCTGGAGATGAGGGCGCTGTCGCCTTTCGAGGTCCACGAGCTGAGCAGCGCCATGGGAGTCATTTTGCAAACTCGCACCGTCTCGGCGCACGGCGCGGCGCTCTCCGAGGCGCACTTGAGTGAGCGGCCTCTGCTGCTGCTCTTCAGGGAGGAGGCCACGCTCAAGGAGGCCTACAAGCTTTTGCTTTCCCTTTTGGAGACCTCGCCGCCGCAgcccaaacccagaaaaaaatcCCCGCCCTGCTTGGGCCAGCGGAGCGCCTTGGTGACGGCTCTGAGGAGAGGGACAGAAACAGGGGACGTGGTTCTAAAACTCCAACCTCGCACCGAGACCAAGAGTCCCGACGGAGACACGAGTGTTTTGACATTAGATCCGGCTTCCACACAGTCCAAACCAGGAGAAAATGTCCGCCAGAGTGCCTACAAGCGGCTGGATAGCTTGGAGGAGACCATTCGAGAGTTGGAGAACACGTTGCAGGAGATCAGCGGAGGTTCCCGTTCGGAGGACACCGACGCCAAAACGGGCAAGAAGCCGCCAGTCCCGCCCAAGCCGGCGACGCCGAGACAG GGAGGGAACGGCACCCTGTGCAAGGTCCCGCCTGCCCCGCCCTCCAAGCTGAAGCAGCTGCAGCAGCAGAACAGCACAGACAAGTACAAAGGTGGCAAGAGGGAGGACTTCCTGAAGACCCAGCAACAG GGAGCCGCGGGCGTTGAGTCGGGGATCCGCTGCAGGAGTGCGGAGGGCCCCACGCTGAGGGTGTCGCCCGGCCGGGCCAAGGCGCTGCTGGCCAGCCTATCGGCCGCCGGCCTGAGCGCCGAGGCCCTGCTGCTGTCATCCGCCCTGCGCCAGCACCGCCTCCTCCGcgaacagcagcagcagcaacggGCGGCGGCCGCCGGGTCCTCCCTGCCCTCGCCCAGCAGCCGCTCGCCCTCGcccgcctcttcctcctcgcAGACGCCCACCGCCACCCTGTCCTCATCCTCCTCACCCACCACGCCCGTCCTGTCGCCCTGCTCGCCCACGTCGCTCACGTCGCCCACCTTGTCCAAGGCTAGTCTGGAGGGCCTCAGCGGCTGCAAGAATGGACGGTAA
- the srcin1a gene encoding SRC kinase signaling inhibitor 1 isoform X4: protein MFGEDYQVFLPDVGQVLVLGCEDAAAGAHASRACYPKQDPERGGTHMISTDDLEYPREYRTLGNSGRRFSNVGLVHTSEHRHTVTAAQSLEALTNLHKADMERKRDAFMDHLKSKYQQQQLQHQHHNPPSPSQSHASMSRGSERAAREQQQPNYWSFKSRSPRHSQSTQSGLADQATKLSFASAESLETMSEADVPIGFNRMNRFRQSLPLSRSASQNKLRSPGVLFLQYGDETRRVHITHELSSLDTLHALIVHMFPQKLTAGMLKSPNTAVLIKDEARNVFYELEDVRDIQDRSVIKIYRKEPVYASYPAAAHLANGDLRREMVYSSRDSSPTRRLNTLPSSSGSSGSPSRSRLSYSSGRPPSFAGSHSPHEQARHPHHAAAAAAHVANAGLSPSPSAILERRDVKPDEEVSAKNLALMKNESLYADPYSLMHEGRLSIASTQSLAAIGDPFSFPMSSGLYRRGSVRSLSTYSAAALQGELDDSLYKPGGSLYSDTYSATLGMGFRMPPSSPQKIPDMHLRDRDSYSGSPSRASPVRQNFRKDSASSVFVDSPKSRPSSGSEPLCLTAGPGEGGRATPGFGSLLSGPDADASRDHRLERMEAMEKQIASLTGLVQSVLTRAPDSDSTCGLLRLCMMAGCPPDQGADFSRTLPFSSSDKTDTNSDGSATGTGRLKKKAHTPSAPLALMPPPPSNSTPLNNVSRLQMQLHLHGLQQNANDLRKQLGQLRKTQLENQDSMRTLLKRTEAELNVRVADALRKQEDPLQRQRLLVEEERLKYLNEEELIIQQLHDLEKSVEDIQKESSVNHKLVSVQELEEKTAVLRKLGETLTELKNQFPSLQSKMRVVLRVEVEAVKFLKEEPHRLDALLKRCKTITDTLNAMRKQANESVWKKHEDFTSSKHNKELRKFPDFDLPNSPPLAINDIGGGNSLSNWSPHTSLARRHHGNPAGQHKDNHPPVPHKGKALEELERRSAADKASSVEVRLAAERDWEEKRASLTQYSAQDINRLLEETQAELMKAIPDLDFAAKQIKPSSNATSSQAPQTPQSGTATPEHRTVNNKPLQKKESGSRLGSDELTVPRYRTEKPSKSPPPPPPRRSFPSSPGLITRSGETLIPGKSIKKSDSEEAESQKPHVKLRRTVSENPRPASTPPTLSGDKTNAEQEKSSAQLEGRPLCYIPHMLTESPVRDVPRCSASASPPQRELELQRSSEEDVKQEVTLLLTELEMRALSPFEVHELSSAMGVILQTRTVSAHGAALSEAHLSERPLLLLFREEATLKEAYKLLLSLLETSPPQPKPRKKSPPCLGQRSALVTALRRGTETGDVVLKLQPRTETKSPDGDTSVLTLDPASTQSKPGENVRQSAYKRLDSLEETIRELENTLQEISGGSRSEDTDAKTGKKPPVPPKPATPRQGGNGTLCKVPPAPPSKLKQLQQQNSTDKYKGGKREDFLKTQQQGAAGVESGIRCRSAEGPTLRVSPGRAKALLASLSAAGLSAEALLLSSALRQHRLLREQQQQQRAAAAGSSLPSPSSRSPSPASSSSQTPTATLSSSSSPTTPVLSPCSPTSLTSPTLSKASLEGLSGCKNGR, encoded by the exons AGCCGCAGCCCTCGCCATTCCCAGTCCACCCAGTCGGGGCTCGCCGACCAGGCCACCAAGCTGTCCTTCGCCTCCGCCGAGTCCCTGGAGACCATGTCCGAGGCCGACGTGCCCATCGGCTTCAACAGGATGAACCGCTTCCGCCAGAGCCTGCCCCTGTCGCGCTCTGCCAGCCAGAATAAGCTACGTTCTCCAG gcGTGCTCTTCCTGCAGTACGGCGACGAGACGCGTCGCGTGCACATCACCCACGAGTTGAGCAGCCTGGACACGCTGCACGCCCTCATCGTGCACATGTTCCCGCAGAAGCTGACGGCGGGCATGCTCAAGTCGCCCAACACGGCCGTGCTGATCAAGGACGAGGCGCGCAACGTCTTCTACGAGCTGGAGGACGTGCGCGACATCCAGGACCGCAGCGTCATCAAGATCTATCGCAAAGAGCCCGTTTATGCCTCCTACCCGGCCGCCGCCCACCTGGCCAACGGGGACCTGCGG AGGGAGATGGTGTACTCGTCACGTGACTCCTCTCCGACTCGCCGCCTCAACACACTCCCCTCGTCGTCGGGCTCGTCTGGCTCCCCGTCCCGCTCGCGCCTCTCCTACAGCAGTGGCCGCCCGCCCTCCTTTGCCGGCTCCCACTCACCCCACGAGCAGGCCCGTCACCCCCACCACGCCGCCGCAGCAGCCGCCCACGTGGCCAACGCGGGCCTGTCGCCTTCACCCAGCGCGATCCTAGAGCGGCGAGATGTCAAGCCGGACGAGGAGGTCTCGGCGAAGAACTTGGCACTGATGAAGAACGAGTCTCTTTACGCGGACCCCTACAGCCTGATGCACGAGGGCCGCCTCAGCATCGCCTCCACGCAGTCCCTGGCGGCCATTGGCGACCCCTTCAGTTTCCCCATGTCCTCGGGGTTGTACCGCCGCGGCTCCGTGCGCTCCCTCAGCACATACTCCGCCGCCGCTCTGCAGGGGGAGTTGGATGATTCCCTCTACAAGCCCGGGGGGTCCCTATACTCCGACACATACTCGGCCACGCTGGGCATGGGATTCCGCATGCCGCCATCGTCTCCGCAGAAGATCCCCGACATGCACTTGCGGGACAGAGACTCGTACTCTGGCTCGCCCAGCAGGGCTTCGCCCGTCAGGCAGAATTTTCGGAAGGATTCGGCGTCCTCCGTTTTTGTGGACAGTCCCAAGTCCAGACCCAGTTCTGGCTCCGAGCCTCTCTGTCTCACGGCCGGACCCGGGGAGGGGGGAAGGGCCACGCCCGGTTTTGGATCATTACTGTCTGGACCAGATGCTGATGCTAGCAG GGATCATCGTCTCGAGCGCATGGAGGCCATGGAGAAGCAAATCGCCAGTCTGACCGGCCTAGTCCAGAGCGTCCTGACAAGAGCGCCAGACAGTGACAGCAC ATGCGGCTTGCTGCGTCTCTGCATGATGGCGGGCTGCCCCCCGGACCAGGGAGCCGACTTCTCACGGACATTACCTTTCTCTTCCAGTGACAAGACTGACACCAACAGCGACGGCTCCGCCACTGGAA CAGGACGACTAAAGAAGAAAG CTCACACGCCGTCGGCCCCGCTAGCGCtgatgccgccgccgccgtccaaCTCGACACCGCTGAACAACGTCAGCCGCCTGCAGATGCAGCTGCACCTGCACGGGCTGCAGCAGAACGCCAACGACCTGCGCAAGCAGCTCGGACAGCTGCGCAAGACGCAG CTGGAGAACCAAGACTCCATGCGCACGCTACTGAAGCGCACCGAGGCGGAGCTGAACGTGCGCGTGGCCGACGCCCTCCGCAAGCAGGAGGACCCCCTGCAGCGGCAGCGCCTCCTGGTGGAGGAAGAGAGGCTCAAGTACCTGAATGAAGAAGAGCTCATCATCCAGCAGCTTCA TGACCTGGAGAAGTCGGTGGAGGACATCCAGAAGGAGTCGTCCGTCAACCACAAGCTGGTGAGCGTgcaggagctggaggagaagacGGCCGTCCTCCGAAAGTTGGGCGAGACGCTCACCGAGCTCAAGA ATCAGTTCCCCAGCCTTCAGAGCAAGATGCGGGTGGTGCTCCGGGTGGAAGTGGAGGCCGTCAAGTTCCTGAAGGAGGAGCCGCACAGGCTGGACGCCCTGCTCAAACGCTGCAAGACCATCACGGACACCCTCAACGCTATGCGCAA GCAAGCCAACGAGAGCGTGTGGAAGAAACACGAGGACTTCACGTCGTCCAAGCACAACAAGGAGCTGAGAAAGTTCCCGGATTTCGACCTCCCCAACAGCCCGCCGCTCGCCATCAATGACATCGGGGGAGGAAACAGCCTGTCCAACTGGAGCCCGCACACCAGCCTCGCCCGCCGCCACCACGGGAACCCGGCGGGCCAGCACAAGGACAATCACCCGCCCGTCCCTCACAAGGGCAAAGCCCTGGAGGAGCTGGAACGCCGCAGCGCTGCTGATAAGGCGTCGTCGGTCGAGGTTCGCCTG GCGGCCGAGCGCGACTGGGAGGAGAAGCGGGCCAGCCTGACGCAGTACAGCGCTCAGGACATCAACCGGCTGCTGGAGGAGACCCAGGCCGAGCTCATGAAGGCCATACCCGACCTGGACTTTGCCGCCAAGCAGATCAAGCCCTCCTCCAACGCGACGTCCTCGCAGGCGCCCCAGACCCCTCAGAGCGGGACGGCCACCCCTGAGCACCGCACCGTCAACAACAAGCCCCTGCAGAAGAAGGAAAGCGGGTCCAGACTGGGATCTG ATGAGCTGACGGTGCCTCGCTACCGCACAGAAAAACCCTCCAAGTCTCCCCCTCCGCCCCCACCCAGACGCAGCTTCCCGTCTTCTCCGGGTTTGATCACCCGCAGTGGCGAGACACTCATTCCTGGGAAGAGCATCAAG AAGTCCGACTCTGAAGAAGCAGAGAGCCAGAAGCCTCACGTGAAACTGAGGAGGACGGTGTCGGAAAACCCGCGGCCCGCGTCCACGCCTCCCACGCTGTCCGGGGACAAGACAAACGCAGAGCAGGAGAAAAGTTCCGCCCAGTTGGAG GGCAGACCTTTGTGTTACATTCCACACATGTTGACGGAGAGTCCCGTCCGAGATGTGCCTCGTTGTTCCGCGAGCGCTTCGCCTCCTCAGCGCGAGCTGGAGTTGCAGCGCTCTTCAGAGGAGGAcgtcaaacaggaagtgactttgCTCCTGACCGAGCTGGAGATGAGGGCGCTGTCGCCTTTCGAGGTCCACGAGCTGAGCAGCGCCATGGGAGTCATTTTGCAAACTCGCACCGTCTCGGCGCACGGCGCGGCGCTCTCCGAGGCGCACTTGAGTGAGCGGCCTCTGCTGCTGCTCTTCAGGGAGGAGGCCACGCTCAAGGAGGCCTACAAGCTTTTGCTTTCCCTTTTGGAGACCTCGCCGCCGCAgcccaaacccagaaaaaaatcCCCGCCCTGCTTGGGCCAGCGGAGCGCCTTGGTGACGGCTCTGAGGAGAGGGACAGAAACAGGGGACGTGGTTCTAAAACTCCAACCTCGCACCGAGACCAAGAGTCCCGACGGAGACACGAGTGTTTTGACATTAGATCCGGCTTCCACACAGTCCAAACCAGGAGAAAATGTCCGCCAGAGTGCCTACAAGCGGCTGGATAGCTTGGAGGAGACCATTCGAGAGTTGGAGAACACGTTGCAGGAGATCAGCGGAGGTTCCCGTTCGGAGGACACCGACGCCAAAACGGGCAAGAAGCCGCCAGTCCCGCCCAAGCCGGCGACGCCGAGACAG GGAGGGAACGGCACCCTGTGCAAGGTCCCGCCTGCCCCGCCCTCCAAGCTGAAGCAGCTGCAGCAGCAGAACAGCACAGACAAGTACAAAGGTGGCAAGAGGGAGGACTTCCTGAAGACCCAGCAACAG GGAGCCGCGGGCGTTGAGTCGGGGATCCGCTGCAGGAGTGCGGAGGGCCCCACGCTGAGGGTGTCGCCCGGCCGGGCCAAGGCGCTGCTGGCCAGCCTATCGGCCGCCGGCCTGAGCGCCGAGGCCCTGCTGCTGTCATCCGCCCTGCGCCAGCACCGCCTCCTCCGcgaacagcagcagcagcaacggGCGGCGGCCGCCGGGTCCTCCCTGCCCTCGCCCAGCAGCCGCTCGCCCTCGcccgcctcttcctcctcgcAGACGCCCACCGCCACCCTGTCCTCATCCTCCTCACCCACCACGCCCGTCCTGTCGCCCTGCTCGCCCACGTCGCTCACGTCGCCCACCTTGTCCAAGGCTAGTCTGGAGGGCCTCAGCGGCTGCAAGAATGGACGGTAA